Within the Natranaeroarchaeum sulfidigenes genome, the region GCCTCGGTATGCAGACCGGGTCGTTCATGCAATCGAGCAGTGCTGGCGCGGAAAGCGCGGTGAGCGAGGGGATGTTCGATGTCGAGTACGACCGGGCCGATGATCGGGAAGCAGCCCTTGCTGAGCGTGCGGCGGGACTCGACGCCAGGCTGACAGCACTCGAACAACAGAAAGAATCGCTCGAAGAGCGTGACGAGGATGATGTCAGCACGGAGATCAGAATGAGCCGCGTTGCGAGCCAGATTCACTCGATCGACCGCGAAGTGAACAACTCCGCCGAGCGCGCAACGCAAGCGGGCCATTCCGGCACGGCTTTCGATGACCTCTCAGGGGACATCGCCGACCTGCGAGGACCTGACGTGGCTGCGGCAGCAGACGCAACTCCCGGTGGTCCCGCCCCCGAAGACGTTGGTCCACCAGACGACGCACCGCCACGAAACGATACTCCGGCGGAGGATGACGAGCAGGGCTCCGACGATCAACAGAACGATGAGTCGACAGAGACCGGGCAATCCGACCGTGAGGCCCCGCCCGCCGACCCGTGAGGCCCCGGCAGCGAGACCCGTCCCCAAGCAGACACGCTTTTGATCACAGACAGCCAACTTACGGTAGATGGACTCTGCAGCCCTGCTCGATCTCCTCGGTAACGAAAACCGCCGACGGATCCTCCGGCTTCTCGCACACAAGCCCTGCTATGTCACCGAGATCAGCGAGTATCTCGATGTCAGTCCGAAAGCGGTGATCGATCATCTGCGAAAGCTCGAGGAGGCAGGGATCATCGAGAGCCGAACGGACAGCCAGCGCCGCAAATACTTTCATATCTCCCGCAATCTCCGTCTCGAAGTCAACGTCTCTCCCTACGAGTTCGGGACGAAAAGCGCCTATCCACGCAATCGGGCGCTGGACGTGACGACGTGGCGCTATCTCTCGCTCGATATCCACGCCAGCGAGGAGGGAGAGGACAGCCAGTCGCTCGCCGCCGAACTCCGCGAACTCGAACGCCTCGAAAACGAGCTGTCGATGGCCCAGCGCTGGGTACAGGGACGGCTCACCGACGTGCTCGACCGGCTCACGGACGAACTCGACGCGACCGAGAACAGCCGACTGTACGCCGATGTGTTGCTCGAACTGGCCGACGAGCCGAAGGGGACGGACTCGATCAGCGAGGCCGTCGATGCGCCGCCCGGCATGATCGAGCAGGTGCTCGCGGAGATGGCGGACGAAGGGCTCGTCAGCCGCGTCACGGATGGCTGGACGCTCGTCGAATGATCAGAGGTCCTGTGTCAGGCCGACACGCAGGTCGCGCCCGAAGTAGACGCCGAGTACAGCAAGGATAACACCCGCCGCTGCACCGATTCCAGTCAGCGTCAGCATCGAACCAGTTACGGTGGCCAGCGTGAGGTTCCCGACGAGGACGCCGAGTGCGCCGACCAGTCCACCGGCGACGGCGGATTCGCCGTAGCGTCGCCGACCGCTCACGAGGCCGACCGTAAACGCGCCGACGAACACGCCGAGTGGCCCGCCGACGAGGGGGACGAACGTGCTGCCGAGCTGGCCCAGGACGGCGAGGACGGCAAAGACGACCAGAAACAGCTTCGGAGCGAAATACTCCGCGATCCGTGACTCCGCGGTAGAATCAGCGGTCGGCTCTGTCTCGCGCCGCTCCGTCGAATCGTCGAGGAGGCCCTCGTCGAAGCTCCCGGCGTCGACCTCCGAATCACGGGATCTGGAGAGCTGGTCGGTGCGCTCGCTCATACTTGCACCTGGGACGCGACGCTCATGGGCTTTTGGGTTGGCCCTGCGATCGACTCGGAGCCACGAACGGACGAAAGGGTGGGTTCAAGTCCCGCCGGTCTGAACGGTGGCGTATGAACGCAGGCGATCACGTGCGGATCAACCGCGATGGACAGTACTACGAGGGCGTCCTCCTCCCCTCGACGACCGCCGAGCATCTGGTGGTCAAGCTGGAAGGAGGCTACAACGTCGGCATCGACCGCGAGGGAGCCAGTGTCGAAGTCATCGAAGCGGATGTCCACGAGATCGAAGAGACCGGAGACGACGGCGGCTCGACCGTCGAGTTCGACGAGGAACTGCCGACGATCTCGCTGATCTCGACCGGCGGTACGATCGCCTCAACCGTCGACTATCGAACCGGCGCGGTGACCGCCCAGTTCGACGCCGAGGACGTCCTTCGCGCCGTGCCGGATCTGGCTGGCCGCGCGAACTACCGCGGGCGCGTCGTGGCGAACATCCTCAGCGAGAACATGACGCCAGACGTCTGGATCGATCTCGCCGAGGCCGTCCACGAGGAGATCGAGGCCGGAGCCGACGGCGTCGTCGTGATGCACGGTACCGACACGATGCAGTTCTCCGCGAGCGCGCTCTCATTCATGCTCGATACGCCGGTACCGATCGTCTTTACCGGCAGCCAGCGCTCGGCCGATCGCCCCTCGTCGGATAACGTTATGAACGCCGTCTCGGCGGTCGAAGCCGCGAAAAGCGACTGTGCGGAAGTACTCGTCTGTATGCACGCCGACGAATCGGACGATCGGTGCGCGCTCCATCGGGGCACCCGGGTTCGAAAAAACCACACGTCCCGCCGTGACGCCTTCGAGACGGTCGGCGCGGAGCCCCTCGGCGAGATCGACTACGACGACCTGGAGATCGAGTGGCGGCGCGACTACGCCGAGCGCGGCGAGACGGATCTCGAAATCGCGGCCGACCTCAACGCCGAGGTCGCGCTGGTGAAGTTCACGCCCGGCTTCGATCCCGCCGTTCTGGACCTCGCCACAGAAAGGGATGGGATCATCATCGAGGGGACCGGACTGGGACACGTCCACTCCGATCTGATCGAGCGGATCGGCGAGATCGTCGACGCGGGAACGCCGGTCGTGATGACCAGCCAGTGTCTCGATGGGCGCGTCTGTGATCGCGTCTACGACACGGGCCGTGACCTGCTCGACGCTGGCGTGATCGAGGGCGAGGATATGCTGCCGGGGACGGCGAAGGTCAAACTGATGTGGACCCTGGCGAACAGCGACGATCCCGAGACGGCGATGCAGCGGCCGTTCGCGGGCGAGATTACCGAGCGATCGGTGCCCTGGGAGTAAACCAATGCCCGAGTTCAGCGTCCGTCAGGCACGGCTCTCGGACTACGAGGCAGTTGTTGGCTTCACCGGAGACACCTGGCCTAATCAGGAAACCGGCGATTACATCCCGCGGGTCTTCGAGCAATGGGTCAAGAGCGACGGCCCTGACCAGCGGACGTTCGTCCTCGAAGCCGACGGTGAGGTCGCCGGACTGCTGCAGGGCGTCATGCTCTCTGCGTACGAGGCGTGGGCACAGGGGATGCGCGTCGCGCCCGCCGCCCGCGGTCACGGCGCGAGCCGACGGATGAACGACCGACTGTTCGACTGGGCCGCCGAGCAGGGTGCGATGGTCTGTCGGAACATGGTCTTTTCATGGAACATGGCTGGGCTCGGTACCAGCCGGGCGGTCGGCTACGATCCTGGCACCGAGTTCCGGTGGGCGCTCCCGACGCCGGACGCCGACGCAACCGCTGAGACTGACTACCGGCTCGTCGACTCGCCCGACGCGGCGTGGACGTACTGGACCCGTAGCGACGCCCACACCGCGCTCTCGGGGCTCGCCCTCGACATCGACGAACCGTGGGCGCTGGCCACACTGACCCGGGAACGACTCGGGACAGATGCCGAGCGGGTAATCGCCGTTCAGGACGACGGAACTGAGGCGTTTACCTTCCGGCTCCGGAGCTACGACCGGGAGAACGAGGACGGTGAAGAACTGACCTGGGCCGAGTACGGGGTCGCCGCGTGGGCCGACGTCCCCGCTGCCCGCGCGCTCTTTGCGGCGATCCGACGTGATAGCGCGAGTGTCGGTGCCGATCGGACCCGCGTCTTGCTCCCCGAGACGCCTCGACACGTCACCGATGCCGTCCACGTCGGGAGTGAGGTGAGCGAGGACCCGGATTTCGTGCTGGAAGCCGACCTCTCTGCGCGGCGCTGACGGGAACATAATGTTCGATGGTCGCCGGGAGCCGTACTTTCTTGAGGGTCTACCCTGTCGGTTCGACGCATGGAGATCAGTGACGACGACGGAGTTCGAACCATAACGTTCGACCGCCCCGGCGTGATGAACGCCCTGACGATGGAGACGGCGACGGAACTCGCCGAAACGATCGAGGACGTCGGACCGGACACACACGACGCGGTAGTCCTAACCGGCGAGGGAGACGCGTTCTGTGCAGGCGGTGATATCGAAGCGATGGTCGATACCGAGCCGAACGCAGTCGAGACGTTCGACGGGATCGCCGAGACGTTCGGGCGCGTGGTCGAGGCCGCACTCACCTCTCGCGTCCCGGTCGTCGCTAAAATAAACGGCGACGCGGTGGGGGCAGGCCTCGCACTCGCCGCAGTCAGTGATTTCGCATACGCCGCCGAATCCGCACAGCTCAGCTGTGCCTTTGTCCGTGTCGGCCTGATCCCCGATACTGGCGGGACCTTCCTGTTGCCACAGCTGGTCGGACTCCGAACTGCGAAGCGACTAACAATGACCGGCGAGTTTATTTCGGCGGCCGAAGCGGCCGACCTCGATCTGCTCAACGACGCCGTCCCCGACGACCAACTCGACGGGCGAGTCGAGGAGCTACTGGAGACGCTCCGGAACCGCCCGACCGAGACCGTCGGGCTGACCAAACGCGCGCTCCACGAGAACGCGAGCAAGCACTGGCGAGAGGCGCTCGATCACGAAAACGCGATGCAGACGATGGCCCGAGATACGCCGGAACACGAGGAAGGCGTCGCGGCGTTCCTCGAAGGACGCGATCCCGAGTTCTAGCTAGCCGCCGCTGACCGGTGGAAACAGCGCCAGTTCGTCGCCGTCGTCGAGCGTCGCATCGAGCCCGTCCCCGTTTGTACCTACGTTCGAGCCGTTCCGCAGGATGTTGATATGCTCTCTGAGCTCTCCTTCGTCGGTCAGTACCCGCGACTCCAGCGCCTCGTGCTCGGCGAGGAGGGCATCCAGTGCGTCGCCGACGGTGTCTCCCGGCCCGATGTCTACCTCGACGTGCTTGCCGCCCGCGTGTTCGGCGAGGTCCGCGAACAGTTTCCACTCCATACGAGGCGGTCACCGCCCCGAGAGCAAGTAGCTTGCGCCTCACCTTCCGACGCCGGTTTATACGACAACCGCGTTACTGATCGAGTATGGCCTGGAGTCGGAAACTGCTCGCCGCCCGCGCGGCAGTGGGACTGACGACGCTCGTCGCAGTGCTGTCTGTGCTGACCGGTATCCTGCATATCGGGAACGTCACGTTCGAGGCGATCATCCCGCTGGAACCGTATATCCCGGACGCGATCCAGCGAACCGCGGGCTTTACCGGAACACTTACCGGCTTCCTCATGCTCGGCGCGGCGTACGGCCTCAAGCGGGGGCTTCGGGTCGCCTGGTACGCCGTCATCGTCCTGCTGCCGTTCACTGCCCTGCAGGGGGTGGTCCAGTCGAGCCCGGTTTCGCTGCCGCTGGTCGCGCTCTCGCTTCTGTCCATGCCGACGGTGGCCCTGCACCGCCAGCAGTTCGACCGCGAGCTTGCGCTATCGACCACGCAACTCGCCGCGGCTATCGCGCTGATCGGGACGCAGGCGTACGGAACGGTCGGAACCTATATTCTCCGTGATGACTTTCAGGATGTTACCACGATCCTCGACGCCTTTTATTACACCATCGTCACGGCAACCACGGTCGGGTACGGTGACGCCCACCCCGTCGGTCCCGAAGGACGGCTCTTCGCGATGTCGGTCGTGGTGTTCGGTACGGCGAGTTTTGCGGTCGCACTCGGGTCACTTTTGGGGCCTGCCATCGAAGCCAGACTCAGCAAGGCACTTGGAAAGATGAGCGATTCACAGCTAGAACTCCTTGAGGACCACGTCCTCATCCTCGGCGATGGCGAGCTCACAGCGCCTGTCGTGAGCGGCCTGCAGGACAGTGAGACTGATTTCGTCGTGATCACGGCCAACAGAGAGCGCGTTTCGTCGCTCTCGGAGCGAGGGGTCAACTCGTTTACTGGCAACCCAAGCGACGAGGAGCCGATGCGTCGCGCAAAAATCGGAAATGCTCGGGCGCTAGTGGTTGCGACCAACGACGACGCACAGGACGCACTGGCGATCTTGACGGCGCGACAGCTCCAGCCAGACATCCGGATCGTCGCCGCAGCAACGGATCGCGAAAACGTCTCGAAGCTTCGCCACGCTGGTGCTGACACCGTAATCAGTCCAGCGACCATCGGCGGGCAGATGCTCGTCGACTCGGCGCTCGGGGGAAGCGACACGACGGTCCCTGGACTCTCGAACATGCTCGGAGATGACAGCAGTGAGACGTGACCGGTTCCGGATGTGAACCTCGACCACGGATCGTACGGACGGTGTGGGAGAAGGGGTAAATCGGATTGTACAACCCGGTTGCAACAGTGCCACAGTTTGGCCATCTTTTTATTATCGGATCGTGGAACTCGAATTACAGTCGATCCGCCACACGGGGGTGTGCGGGGCTAAGGGATTCCAATGATGGCCGACCAACAGTACGAACAGAAACTACGCATCGAACGAAACGAACACTCGTTTGTCGTCGACCACGACAGGCCAGAGCGGACGGCAACTGTACTGATCGACGTTGTCGCGTCGCTACGTGATGTCGACCAGACGACACTCGAACCGCTATACAATACGGTTGATCCGGAAGCACTCGGCTCACTCTGTACCAGCACCGATTGCTCGCTTCGGATATCGTTCCAGTACGAAGGGTACGCCGTAACGATCTCGGGTGACGGCCGGATCAAGCTCGTCGAAACGTCCGAAGACAAGTAGACCGGTCCGCGGCACTGACCCGACTGCCCAACGTAGTCACGACACGGTTGCAGACACAACGATTATAGTTCCTGCCCGCATGATAGGAAATGGCATGGCTTCTCCACAGACGGCAAATGCGGGCCACTACCGGATCGGGGAGCCACAGTTACAGCAGGGCTGTTCAGGCATCGAGTGTACCGTCGGCGAGGTTCTTTCTTCGGACCTAGTTCTGGTTGCGATCGCAGCGGTTGCGACAATCACCCTTGTCGCGTTCACCTATCTTGCGAGCGCTCGCAGGGAGTGTTCAGAAGAAACCGAGCGTGTTCGGGCCGAAAAGCAAGCGTTCGGACGCTTCGTGAACGGGATTCACGAACTGCAGCCGTCGACGATGCAACCACAGATGGTGAGCAACGGCGGTGCAACGATGAGCCGGACCAACACCGGGCCAGCGTCAACGCAGCTACAGGACGTCTACGAACTGTACGAAACTACCGTAATGGACGTCCCTCACTACGATGCGGATTACGGCGAACCCCTGCGGGAAAACATGGCGATCGAACTCGGCGAGGAGGTA harbors:
- a CDS encoding enoyl-CoA hydratase/isomerase family protein, coding for MEISDDDGVRTITFDRPGVMNALTMETATELAETIEDVGPDTHDAVVLTGEGDAFCAGGDIEAMVDTEPNAVETFDGIAETFGRVVEAALTSRVPVVAKINGDAVGAGLALAAVSDFAYAAESAQLSCAFVRVGLIPDTGGTFLLPQLVGLRTAKRLTMTGEFISAAEAADLDLLNDAVPDDQLDGRVEELLETLRNRPTETVGLTKRALHENASKHWREALDHENAMQTMARDTPEHEEGVAAFLEGRDPEF
- a CDS encoding ubiquitin-like small modifier protein 1, giving the protein MEWKLFADLAEHAGGKHVEVDIGPGDTVGDALDALLAEHEALESRVLTDEGELREHINILRNGSNVGTNGDGLDATLDDGDELALFPPVSGG
- a CDS encoding ArsR/SmtB family transcription factor — encoded protein: MDSAALLDLLGNENRRRILRLLAHKPCYVTEISEYLDVSPKAVIDHLRKLEEAGIIESRTDSQRRKYFHISRNLRLEVNVSPYEFGTKSAYPRNRALDVTTWRYLSLDIHASEEGEDSQSLAAELRELERLENELSMAQRWVQGRLTDVLDRLTDELDATENSRLYADVLLELADEPKGTDSISEAVDAPPGMIEQVLAEMADEGLVSRVTDGWTLVE
- the gatD gene encoding Glu-tRNA(Gln) amidotransferase subunit GatD; protein product: MNAGDHVRINRDGQYYEGVLLPSTTAEHLVVKLEGGYNVGIDREGASVEVIEADVHEIEETGDDGGSTVEFDEELPTISLISTGGTIASTVDYRTGAVTAQFDAEDVLRAVPDLAGRANYRGRVVANILSENMTPDVWIDLAEAVHEEIEAGADGVVVMHGTDTMQFSASALSFMLDTPVPIVFTGSQRSADRPSSDNVMNAVSAVEAAKSDCAEVLVCMHADESDDRCALHRGTRVRKNHTSRRDAFETVGAEPLGEIDYDDLEIEWRRDYAERGETDLEIAADLNAEVALVKFTPGFDPAVLDLATERDGIIIEGTGLGHVHSDLIERIGEIVDAGTPVVMTSQCLDGRVCDRVYDTGRDLLDAGVIEGEDMLPGTAKVKLMWTLANSDDPETAMQRPFAGEITERSVPWE
- a CDS encoding DUF7260 family protein, producing the protein MASPQTANAGHYRIGEPQLQQGCSGIECTVGEVLSSDLVLVAIAAVATITLVAFTYLASARRECSEETERVRAEKQAFGRFVNGIHELQPSTMQPQMVSNGGATMSRTNTGPASTQLQDVYELYETTVMDVPHYDADYGEPLRENMAIELGEEVTTALDTTSEFTPQIKQALVQKGTETKTRRERFLETLEAESDSIQRTHDALANIDRRVGDIDDGRRLGQSYEELEHHWRELDALEDECESVLERRQGQVRSGVSASHWRGDGHSLCAYLYDSLPVEYPALAEGILLFDRIRTTKRKFTESLTRRV
- a CDS encoding GNAT family N-acetyltransferase — encoded protein: MPEFSVRQARLSDYEAVVGFTGDTWPNQETGDYIPRVFEQWVKSDGPDQRTFVLEADGEVAGLLQGVMLSAYEAWAQGMRVAPAARGHGASRRMNDRLFDWAAEQGAMVCRNMVFSWNMAGLGTSRAVGYDPGTEFRWALPTPDADATAETDYRLVDSPDAAWTYWTRSDAHTALSGLALDIDEPWALATLTRERLGTDAERVIAVQDDGTEAFTFRLRSYDRENEDGEELTWAEYGVAAWADVPAARALFAAIRRDSASVGADRTRVLLPETPRHVTDAVHVGSEVSEDPDFVLEADLSARR
- a CDS encoding NAD-binding protein, producing the protein MAWSRKLLAARAAVGLTTLVAVLSVLTGILHIGNVTFEAIIPLEPYIPDAIQRTAGFTGTLTGFLMLGAAYGLKRGLRVAWYAVIVLLPFTALQGVVQSSPVSLPLVALSLLSMPTVALHRQQFDRELALSTTQLAAAIALIGTQAYGTVGTYILRDDFQDVTTILDAFYYTIVTATTVGYGDAHPVGPEGRLFAMSVVVFGTASFAVALGSLLGPAIEARLSKALGKMSDSQLELLEDHVLILGDGELTAPVVSGLQDSETDFVVITANRERVSSLSERGVNSFTGNPSDEEPMRRAKIGNARALVVATNDDAQDALAILTARQLQPDIRIVAAATDRENVSKLRHAGADTVISPATIGGQMLVDSALGGSDTTVPGLSNMLGDDSSET
- a CDS encoding HalOD1 output domain-containing protein, producing MMADQQYEQKLRIERNEHSFVVDHDRPERTATVLIDVVASLRDVDQTTLEPLYNTVDPEALGSLCTSTDCSLRISFQYEGYAVTISGDGRIKLVETSEDK